Below is a window of Halarcobacter anaerophilus DNA.
TTTGATAAATAGTTCCAGAGTTTTTTGAATATCAATAGGAACGCCCGAAAATGAAAAATCAAATATCTCTTTGTATACTTTTAACAACTCTTTTGGAAGTACAATATAACTAACTCTAAGTGCAGGAGATAAAGCTTTTGAAAAAGTACCTGTATATATCACTTTTTGATTATTGTTTATTCCTTGTAAAGAGGGAACAGGTCTGTTATAATAACTTAATTCACTGTCATAATCATCTTCTATTATATAAGAGTTATTTTTTATTGCCCAGTTTATTAGTTTTATACGGTTTGAAATAGGGATCGTAACTCCTGTTGGATATTGGTGAGAAGGAGTTACATAAATAAGTTTACTTTTACTTCTTTCTAACTGTTTTAAATCTACTCCTTGGGATGTAATTGAAATAGGTTTTATCTTATATCCTACTTGTTGAAACACTTTTTGAACTACTTTATAACCAGGCTCTTCTATTCCTATAGTATTTGTAAACTCTTTTAATATATTTGCAATAATAAACATAGAATCGGAAAAACCGCTGCATACGACTATTTGCTCTTCCGTACAAGATACGGCTCTTGAACTTTCAAGATATTTGGCTATTTGTTTACGAAAACCTAAATCTCCTTGTTTATTTGGATAAATTCCAAAGTTGCTTGAAGAGATTATTTTATTATGTAGTTTACTCCAAAGTTTTTTGGGAAAAACATCATCACTGTATTGCGCAGGAAAGAAGTTATATTTATATTTTTTATCGGGATTCTCTTTATTTTTTATATTTGATTTTTGTTTTTTAAACTCTTTATATATATCTTCACTTACAAAATATCCTTTTTGAGGATGACTCTCTATATAACCTTCTGCATAGAGTTGGTTATATGCTGATTCAACAGTTGTTTTACTAAGCTTGTATTCTTGGCACATTTTTCTAATAGACAGAAGTTTTTTACCTGTTAGATTTTTGTTTTTTATATCTTCTTTTATTTGTTCATATAATTGAATATATAAAGGAGTTGAAGATTTTTCCAGTTTATACATAACTGACCTTTTAAAAAATATAAAAATTGTATCTTGTATAAAGTACAGTTTGTTGATATTATACTTTTCTGAAACTTAAATCTGTAAGGAGATATGATGACACATAGAATTAATTTAAAAAAAGAAGTTTTTTCAATGTATGAAAAATTATCTAGTATGGAAGAGGAGTTAAAAAAGTTAATTTTAGATGCCAAAATAGAAGAGGGCTTTTTTCATCTTCTTAAATTAAGAGCTTCTCAGATAAACAAATGTGCCTATTGTGTAAGGTTACACACAAAAGATGCTTTATCCTGCGGTGAAACTATTGAAAGAATCAGCGTAATACCTGCATGGGAAGAGACAGAGTATTTTTCATCAAAAGAGAGAGCTTGTTTAGCTTTAGTTGAAGAGATTACGACAATAAGTGAAAAGCAAGTACCAAAAGAAGTCTATGAAGAAGCAATAGAAACTTTGACAAAAGATGAAATAGTTGCAGTTGAATGGCTGGCTATTGTGATAAATAGTTGGAATAGATTGGCAATATCAAGTAGATATATAGTGAAGGAATAGTATTTTATGAAGAAGATGGCTGAAGTGCTTTATGTAAAGGTTGGAAAAGTTACAAAAACACCTTTAGTAAATAACAAAAGAAAAGAGCTTGTATCAGGAATAAAAAAAGTTCCTGTGCCAAAAGCCTTTTTGACAAAAACAGGATTTAAAGAGGATGAACAAGCAGATTTAAAACATCACGGCGGAGAAAACAAAGCTCTGTTTTTGTTTTCAAAAAAAACATATGAAAGAATAAACAAAGAGTGTAATACTGATTTTAAAATAGATGAAACAGCACATTTTGGAGAAAATTTAATCCTTTCAAATGTTTGTGAAGAGGATATTTGTATAGGAGATATTTATGAAATAGGACAAAGCCTGATTCAAATAACCCAGCCAAGACAACCCTGTTGGAAACTAAGTGCAAATACAAATAAAAAAGAGATGACAAAGTTTATTTTTGACAGCGGATATACAGGTTGGTATGCAAAAGTCTTAAAAGAGGGGACTATCTCAAAAGGTGATGAAATGAAGTTTATAAAAAGAGAAGAAGAACAGTTGACAATCAAAATTTTAAATAAACTAATGGCAAACCCGAATTATGATGAAAAACTTACAAAAAAAGCGATAATTTCACCTTTTTTAGGAAAACCTTTTAAAGAGTCTTTGGAAAAAAGATACAAAGTAAAACAAAAAGATAAACAGTTTGAGGTTTATCATACGTAAGGGAAAAAGTTGAGTTTGTTAAATGAAAAATGCAATAAAAAATTGTAGAAAAAGGCTTTAAAAGATTTGAAAAGTCAGTAGAAGAATTAAAAACAAATATGATAAAGTAAACAAAAATTTCAACAGGAGAGAAGATGAAAAAATTATGTTTTACTTTTTTTTGTACTATAGGATTATTATTCGGTGAAGGTTTCACTCTAACAAGCAGTGATATTCAAGGTCAATTATCAAAGGAACAGGTTTTTAACGGCTTTGGATGTAAAGGAGATAATATCTCTCCAAAACTTTCTTGGGAAAATGCTCCTAAAGGAACAAAATCTTTTGCTCTTACGGTTTATGATCCGGATGCTCCTACAGGTTCAGGATGGTGGCATTGGGTAGTTTTTGATATTCCTAAAGATAAAATGAGTTTAAAAAAAGGTTTTGGAAACAGTGAAGATAAAACCATTATACAAAGTATTACCGATTACGGTAAAACAGGCTTTGGCGGAGCTTGTCCTCCAATAGGAGATAAACCTCACAGATATATTTTTACTGTTTATGCTCTTGATATAGATAGTTTGGGATTAGATAAAAATGCAAATGCAGCTCATGTAGGTTTTATGCTAAATGCCCACACTTTGGCAAAAGCTTCGATTATATCTTATTATGGTAGATAAAAGTTATTTAGAAGAGTCAGAAATTATAAATTTTTCTGATTCTTCCCTTCAAAGTCAGGCAAAAAATTTATCGCAAAATTGTAATAGTGATAAAGAGATAGCTAAAAACTGTTTTGAGTATGTACTTAATGAGATACATCACAGCGGAGATTATAAAGATGAAATTACAACTCTTAAGGCAAGTGATGTTTTAAAATATAAAACAGGTTGGTGTTACGCAAAATCTCATCTTCTAGCAGCACTTTTAAGAGCAAATAAAATCCCGACAGGATTTTGTTATCAAAGATTATCTTGTGGTGAATATAAAGATAATATTTATTGTCTTCACGGTTTAAATGCCGTTTATTTAAAAGATTTCGGCTGGTATAAAATAGATGCTAGAGGAAATAAAAAAGGCGTTGAAGCTGCTTTTACTCCACCTTTTGAAAAACTGGCTTTTGAATTAAAAGAAGATGAATTTGATCTGGCAACAATTTACTCAAAACCTTTGGAAACAGTGGTTGAAACTTTACAAAAAAACAGAAGTTATGAGCAGATGGTAAATAAGCTTCCACTTTTGGATGAGTTTGTAAGAAAAGCAAAAGTAAGTGATTCAGAAAAATTATCTTTATTAACAAAAAGCTTAACTCCTTTTTTGTTTGAGGAAAAACTTCCAAAATGGTTTGAAAATGAATTATCGGTAAAAAGCTTTGAGCAAAGAATTTTAAGTAATGAATATCAACATTTTGTTTATACAAAAGATAATATAATTTTAGGTTTTATTGCTATAAAAAACAAAAACCATCTTTATCATCTCTTTGTTGATAAAAAATACCATAAACTAGGTATCGCAAATAAACTTTGGCAGAGTGTGAAAACTAATCTTGAGGTGTCAGATATGATTGTAAATGCTTCTTTGTATGCAATAAAAGTTTATGAGGCTTTGGGCTTTGAAATTTGTGAAGAGGAAAAACAATATTTGCAGCTAAAATTTCAGCCAATGAAGTATAAATCTCATATTTGCAAATAATATTTTTCTAAAAAGTTAAGCCAAAAAAATTTGGCTTTTTTATTTAAGTGTTGAGTCTAAAAGATTTGATTTTATAACCTTTTCTATCTCTAACCAGCGTTTATATGCCTGTTCTTGATAAATCTCTTTTTTATCTCCTTGTGTCAAAGCATTTTTATGTTTGTCAAAAGCTGTATAGTGAAAAGCATGCACTTTATACTCTTTATCATCTTTAAAAGCATCATAAACATTTATAACATTTCCTAAGGTATCATCAATAAAAACTATATTATCTATCTTTTTATAAGAAGGGCTGTTTTTATAGGTTGATAACATACATTTCAGCATTACTCCTTTATTTTGTCCTGAAAGGTACATAACTCCTCTTTGGTATGATACAGCTCTTGATTTTTCAAGATTACAAGGTAAAAAAGGACTCGCCAAACTTGATAGACTGTTTTTGCCGTATTTAAGGGAATTATTCTCTATAAGTTGAATAAAAGTTCCGTTTTTTGTGGTTAAATTGCTAAATTGTGCAGTGGTTGCACTTAAATTATCACTCCCTCTTGCTGTTTCGACAAGAAGTCTTACTCCTTTTTTAGAGAGATTAGTAAGAATATTTGGAATATTTTTATCTGTATAAGGCATATTATTTAAACTAAATAATAAAGTGGATATTTTTAATAACTCCTCTTGGGAATCTGCAACTCTGTATTTTGAATCTTTTTTATTATTTAGATAATTTTCTAATAACTCATCTTGCCAGTCATACCATGCAGGACCACCTAAATATTGACAAGATTCATCACCTTTTGATTTATTACACTGCATCATAGTCAAAGTGTCATCATCATCCATAACAACAAGTGTAGATGTCGGTTTATTGATTTTATTAACTATTTTTTCAAGTTCTAAAAAACTTGCTACCTCTGATTTGTAAGCATCAGCATAGATAAAAAGAGGTAAAAAAAGAGTAAAAAGAAGGAAACTTAATTTTTTCATACTAATCCTTTATTAATTATTTTTGCAAACTGTTTTGAAAATTCCAATTGTGAAACCCCTTGGACAATTTTGATTTTTCTTGAGCCTTTTGGAACTATATATGTTTTTCCGCAATGATTGTTTATTTTTGTATCTTCAATATTTACATCCAGATACTCTTTATGAAACTGATAATTTTTTAAATCTCCTGCCATAATCATTGTAGCAAGAGGATCAAAAATAGGTACGGGAATCCCTTCGTCATAATCTCCCGTTTTTTTCAAAAAGATGTTTCTTACAATTATTGCAATAGGGTCGGTTGCCGTAATAGTATCTATATAATCGGCATTTAAAACCACATAATTACAAGCATCTAAAGGAATTAAGGTAAGAGGTATAGTTGAGGCAAAAACTTTTTTTGCGGCAAGAGGATCAATAAAAATATTCCATTCAGCGCTGTAATTCGTACTATAAATATCTCCTTGATTCCACTGCTCTTGTGCATTGTTTAAAAGAGCAACATTTCCATCAACAAAAACCGCACCTGCCATTGCATAAATTTGTTCAATATTTTCAATTTTTGCTTTTGGATGTTTTTCTAACATTTTTGCAATATTAGTAAAACCCCCAAGAGATAATATTGTAACTTTTTCCGAACTCTCTTCTAAAATATCATATAAAAAGTCCCAAGCTTCTCTTTTGTCAAATTCAATTGTTTTTTTAGGATTTAAACTTCCAAGTAAACCCATAATATCATTCATATCATCTTTAAAAGATTGTGGAAATTTGTGCTCAAATTTTGTTGGGTTTTTGGCTCCAATACAGA
It encodes the following:
- the pdxR gene encoding MocR-like pyridoxine biosynthesis transcription factor PdxR yields the protein MYKLEKSSTPLYIQLYEQIKEDIKNKNLTGKKLLSIRKMCQEYKLSKTTVESAYNQLYAEGYIESHPQKGYFVSEDIYKEFKKQKSNIKNKENPDKKYKYNFFPAQYSDDVFPKKLWSKLHNKIISSSNFGIYPNKQGDLGFRKQIAKYLESSRAVSCTEEQIVVCSGFSDSMFIIANILKEFTNTIGIEEPGYKVVQKVFQQVGYKIKPISITSQGVDLKQLERSKSKLIYVTPSHQYPTGVTIPISNRIKLINWAIKNNSYIIEDDYDSELSYYNRPVPSLQGINNNQKVIYTGTFSKALSPALRVSYIVLPKELLKVYKEIFDFSFSGVPIDIQKTLELFIKEGFWDKHIRKMRTLNKKKHELMKKAIQTYLKESVKIVREGSGLAILIKPTVKIDMNMLQNLLEENLIKIYPVHFDSSLKDEVINIGFGCFKEEEITPAIVSFSKIWYKAVL
- a CDS encoding carboxymuconolactone decarboxylase family protein; this encodes MTHRINLKKEVFSMYEKLSSMEEELKKLILDAKIEEGFFHLLKLRASQINKCAYCVRLHTKDALSCGETIERISVIPAWEETEYFSSKERACLALVEEITTISEKQVPKEVYEEAIETLTKDEIVAVEWLAIVINSWNRLAISSRYIVKE
- a CDS encoding MOSC domain-containing protein, with amino-acid sequence MKKMAEVLYVKVGKVTKTPLVNNKRKELVSGIKKVPVPKAFLTKTGFKEDEQADLKHHGGENKALFLFSKKTYERINKECNTDFKIDETAHFGENLILSNVCEEDICIGDIYEIGQSLIQITQPRQPCWKLSANTNKKEMTKFIFDSGYTGWYAKVLKEGTISKGDEMKFIKREEEQLTIKILNKLMANPNYDEKLTKKAIISPFLGKPFKESLEKRYKVKQKDKQFEVYHT
- a CDS encoding YbhB/YbcL family Raf kinase inhibitor-like protein, with product MKKLCFTFFCTIGLLFGEGFTLTSSDIQGQLSKEQVFNGFGCKGDNISPKLSWENAPKGTKSFALTVYDPDAPTGSGWWHWVVFDIPKDKMSLKKGFGNSEDKTIIQSITDYGKTGFGGACPPIGDKPHRYIFTVYALDIDSLGLDKNANAAHVGFMLNAHTLAKASIISYYGR
- a CDS encoding GNAT family N-acetyltransferase; the encoded protein is MVDKSYLEESEIINFSDSSLQSQAKNLSQNCNSDKEIAKNCFEYVLNEIHHSGDYKDEITTLKASDVLKYKTGWCYAKSHLLAALLRANKIPTGFCYQRLSCGEYKDNIYCLHGLNAVYLKDFGWYKIDARGNKKGVEAAFTPPFEKLAFELKEDEFDLATIYSKPLETVVETLQKNRSYEQMVNKLPLLDEFVRKAKVSDSEKLSLLTKSLTPFLFEEKLPKWFENELSVKSFEQRILSNEYQHFVYTKDNIILGFIAIKNKNHLYHLFVDKKYHKLGIANKLWQSVKTNLEVSDMIVNASLYAIKVYEALGFEICEEEKQYLQLKFQPMKYKSHICK
- a CDS encoding DUF2608 domain-containing protein; translated protein: MKKLSFLLFTLFLPLFIYADAYKSEVASFLELEKIVNKINKPTSTLVVMDDDDTLTMMQCNKSKGDESCQYLGGPAWYDWQDELLENYLNNKKDSKYRVADSQEELLKISTLLFSLNNMPYTDKNIPNILTNLSKKGVRLLVETARGSDNLSATTAQFSNLTTKNGTFIQLIENNSLKYGKNSLSSLASPFLPCNLEKSRAVSYQRGVMYLSGQNKGVMLKCMLSTYKNSPSYKKIDNIVFIDDTLGNVINVYDAFKDDKEYKVHAFHYTAFDKHKNALTQGDKKEIYQEQAYKRWLEIEKVIKSNLLDSTLK
- a CDS encoding nucleoside hydrolase, producing the protein MKNSIKKVIIDSDMGWDDVLSICYLLKNPSIQIVGIMVTGCGETNLRWGSIIAKTLMELVEKTEVKVCIGAKNPTKFEHKFPQSFKDDMNDIMGLLGSLNPKKTIEFDKREAWDFLYDILEESSEKVTILSLGGFTNIAKMLEKHPKAKIENIEQIYAMAGAVFVDGNVALLNNAQEQWNQGDIYSTNYSAEWNIFIDPLAAKKVFASTIPLTLIPLDACNYVVLNADYIDTITATDPIAIIVRNIFLKKTGDYDEGIPVPIFDPLATMIMAGDLKNYQFHKEYLDVNIEDTKINNHCGKTYIVPKGSRKIKIVQGVSQLEFSKQFAKIINKGLV